A genomic window from Terrisporobacter glycolicus ATCC 14880 = DSM 1288 includes:
- a CDS encoding GntR family transcriptional regulator has translation MDIVVSDSLPVALYEQIKNQIISQIVSKKLLPGQPLPSIRTLAREIKVSIITVKKSYDILESEGYIETVPSKGSFVSAKNTEKMRQLAIYEWECKLEEIVKRAKELDISLDEGMEIFKELYNLSD, from the coding sequence ATGGATATAGTAGTTTCTGATTCATTACCAGTGGCTCTTTATGAGCAAATAAAAAATCAAATTATATCACAAATCGTTTCTAAAAAACTTTTGCCAGGACAGCCTCTGCCTTCAATTAGGACTTTAGCAAGAGAAATTAAGGTAAGTATAATTACTGTAAAAAAGTCTTATGATATTTTAGAAAGTGAAGGATATATAGAAACAGTTCCATCAAAAGGTAGCTTTGTTTCAGCAAAAAATACAGAAAAAATGAGGCAACTAGCCATATATGAGTGGGAATGTAAACTAGAAGAGATAGTAAAGAGAGCTAAAGAATTAGATATTTCCTTAGATGAAGGAATGGAGATTTTTAAAGAACTATATAATTTAAGTGATTAA
- a CDS encoding ABC transporter ATP-binding protein, with product MNLIEINNLKKAMGDFKLNIEKLEIKEGFVTGIIGTNGAGKTTLMKLIMNILNQEEGSIKILGENFNKDKKHIKELIGYLGHETLYPEDFTLDDIKSTISIFYKNWDEKLFYDYTEDFNLNLQEKYKDLSKGQKVKFDLAMILSYHPKLIILDEPTANLDPIFRTEFLEVLQLRMEKDLSTTLYCTHITSDLDKIGDYFVVMDKGKIIFNEDSENIRNNYTIVKGSKVLLNEETKKVFQHIVENEFGFRGISNNKKEAEDIFGQEVLYEIPKIEDVLIFSKGNK from the coding sequence ATGAATTTAATAGAAATTAATAATTTAAAAAAAGCTATGGGAGATTTTAAATTAAATATAGAAAAATTAGAAATAAAAGAAGGCTTTGTTACAGGTATTATAGGGACAAATGGAGCTGGAAAAACTACTTTAATGAAATTAATAATGAATATATTAAATCAAGAGGAAGGTAGCATAAAAATATTGGGAGAAAATTTCAATAAAGACAAAAAACATATTAAAGAATTAATAGGGTATTTAGGGCATGAGACACTATATCCAGAAGATTTTACCTTAGATGACATAAAATCAACTATAAGCATATTTTATAAAAATTGGGATGAAAAGCTATTTTATGATTATACTGAAGACTTTAATTTAAATCTTCAGGAAAAATATAAAGATTTATCAAAAGGACAAAAAGTGAAATTTGATTTAGCTATGATTTTGTCTTATCATCCCAAATTAATAATCTTAGATGAACCAACAGCAAATTTAGATCCAATATTTAGGACTGAATTTTTAGAAGTTCTTCAATTACGAATGGAAAAAGATTTATCTACAACTTTATACTGTACTCATATTACAAGTGATTTGGATAAAATAGGAGATTACTTTGTTGTAATGGATAAAGGAAAAATTATTTTTAATGAAGATAGTGAAAATATAAGAAATAATTATACTATTGTAAAGGGATCAAAAGTACTATTAAATGAAGAAACCAAAAAAGTATTTCAACATATAGTGGAAAATGAATTTGGATTTAGAGGAATTTCTAATAATAAAAAAGAAGCAGAAGATATATTTGGGCAAGAAGTTTTATATGAAATACCTAAAATAGAAGATGTATTAATATTTAGTAAGGGGAATAAGTAA
- a CDS encoding ABC-2 transporter permease, which yields MTEIKKLLRLDLKFLKQYYRMYIPVFFIMLFVFGNMSFNMGLVILVFYYGFETDDNRKKVNNLIQTLPINNKEYVSYKYISSFMQLIFIVMFFLIAMILILIAENISNSDSEIFLLSWISNHIVQNNGIQANYLIRFIAELFMSVVTICVMIPTKYNKIKKKRVLTWIILIFVNSMVGNCLTKDYTWVLFDFLSKFNELFIVMLGIILSYFLIKLSFSKTLQLHSESEII from the coding sequence ATGACAGAGATAAAAAAATTATTAAGATTAGATTTGAAATTTTTAAAACAATATTATAGGATGTACATACCTGTATTTTTTATTATGCTATTTGTTTTTGGTAATATGTCATTTAATATGGGACTTGTAATATTGGTTTTCTACTATGGATTTGAAACTGATGATAACCGTAAAAAAGTTAATAATTTAATACAAACTCTTCCAATAAATAATAAAGAATATGTTTCTTATAAATATATTTCTTCATTTATGCAATTGATTTTCATAGTAATGTTTTTTTTAATTGCAATGATTTTAATTTTAATTGCAGAAAATATTTCTAATTCAGATTCAGAAATATTTTTATTATCTTGGATAAGTAATCATATTGTACAAAATAACGGTATACAAGCAAATTATTTAATCAGATTTATAGCAGAATTATTCATGTCAGTTGTTACTATTTGTGTAATGATTCCTACAAAATACAATAAAATTAAAAAGAAAAGAGTACTAACGTGGATTATATTAATATTTGTTAATAGTATGGTGGGGAATTGTTTGACTAAAGATTACACATGGGTACTATTTGACTTTTTAAGTAAATTTAATGAATTATTTATAGTTATGTTAGGAATTATTTTAAGTTATTTCTTGATTAAATTATCCTTTAGCAAAACATTACAACTTCATAGTGAATCTGAAATTATATAA
- a CDS encoding beta-glucosidase, translating to MNLYEEASSIVKKLSLEEKCKFCCGVDFWHSFGIDEINIPSIMLCDGPHGLRKEDIDSFMFMSPKVIKSTCFPTATALASTFDEELINRMGKALGEECRKEDVAVLLSPGINIKRLPICGRNFEYFSEDPYLSGKMSAALIRGIQNKGVAACLKHFAGNSQEKYRMTINSIIDERALREIYLKGFEIAIKDAHPWSVMMAYNRLNGQYCCENKYLIQDILRNEWNYKGCIISDWGGVNDIISSINNGLNLEMPGYKDDYYKILQKAVENNKLDEKILNNSVTKVIELILKYKEGKKIPYKCNFKEHIDLAKEIAESSAVLLKNDNNILPGNNLQKIGLIGRLAKEPVYQGLGSSHVNSNTIDNAYDVFLDNNCNINYADGYYLENDEIHEVLLKEAIEVAKNKDIVYLFVGLPKYYEAEGYDRKNLKLPKSHDNLVYEISKINKNLVVILQCGSVVEMPWSHIPKAILLTHLSGCRGGNATVNLLLGKENPSGKLSETYANTFDDYPSIGFYPGDNNYVEYRESIFVGYRYFDSADINVKYPFGFGLSYTTFEYSNMKIKYNNDNNMEVSITVTNIGNMEGKEVVQLYISCLYSKLFRVKQELKGFKKINLKPKESKEVTFILDENCFAYYNIQSNQYEVEEGQYSISIGSSCRNIKFSTVVNKRGDSVKTIDYKAKSPSYYELYKKKLDPTESEFENIYNKELPIINKKIYPFTTNSTINDIKSIYGGDLIISAINKKANKFVSGDKAMEITVKESLNDQPFRLIAMVTRGAINRKSIQGFVNLLNKHYVKGFLQILRNRK from the coding sequence ATGAACTTGTATGAAGAGGCTTCTTCCATAGTGAAAAAACTTTCTTTAGAAGAAAAGTGTAAATTTTGTTGTGGAGTAGATTTCTGGCATTCATTTGGAATAGATGAAATAAATATCCCATCAATTATGTTATGTGATGGACCTCATGGTCTTAGAAAAGAAGATATAGATAGTTTTATGTTTATGAGCCCTAAAGTCATAAAATCAACTTGCTTTCCAACAGCTACAGCTTTAGCCTCCACCTTTGATGAAGAATTGATAAATCGTATGGGAAAGGCACTAGGTGAGGAATGTAGAAAAGAGGATGTGGCAGTACTTTTAAGTCCAGGAATTAATATAAAAAGACTACCTATCTGTGGAAGAAATTTTGAATACTTTAGTGAAGATCCTTATTTAAGTGGCAAGATGTCAGCAGCACTTATAAGAGGAATACAAAACAAAGGCGTAGCAGCTTGTTTAAAGCATTTTGCAGGAAACAGCCAGGAAAAATATCGTATGACTATTAATTCAATTATTGATGAAAGAGCTCTTAGGGAAATATATTTGAAAGGGTTTGAAATAGCCATAAAAGATGCTCATCCTTGGTCTGTAATGATGGCATATAATAGATTAAATGGGCAGTACTGTTGTGAAAATAAATATTTAATACAAGACATACTTAGAAATGAATGGAATTATAAAGGATGTATTATTAGTGACTGGGGAGGTGTTAATGATATTATTTCTAGTATAAATAATGGATTAAATTTAGAAATGCCAGGATATAAAGATGATTATTATAAGATTTTACAAAAGGCTGTAGAAAATAACAAATTAGATGAAAAAATATTAAATAATTCTGTTACAAAAGTAATTGAACTAATTTTAAAATATAAAGAAGGTAAGAAAATACCATATAAATGTAATTTTAAAGAACATATTGACTTGGCAAAGGAAATAGCTGAAAGTAGTGCAGTATTACTTAAAAATGATAATAATATTCTCCCAGGAAATAATTTACAAAAAATTGGATTAATAGGAAGGCTTGCAAAAGAACCTGTATACCAAGGATTGGGTAGTTCACATGTTAATTCTAATACTATAGACAATGCATATGATGTATTTTTAGATAATAATTGCAATATAAATTATGCTGATGGATATTATTTAGAAAATGATGAAATTCATGAAGTTTTACTGAAAGAAGCTATAGAAGTGGCAAAAAATAAGGATATAGTGTATTTATTTGTAGGTTTACCTAAATATTATGAGGCAGAAGGATATGATCGCAAAAATTTAAAATTGCCAAAGTCTCATGATAATTTAGTTTATGAAATTAGCAAAATTAATAAAAATTTAGTAGTAATATTACAATGTGGATCTGTTGTGGAAATGCCATGGAGTCACATTCCTAAAGCTATTTTACTAACTCATTTAAGTGGTTGTAGAGGCGGAAATGCGACCGTAAATCTATTATTAGGAAAGGAAAACCCATCAGGTAAGCTAAGTGAAACTTATGCAAATACTTTTGACGATTATCCATCGATAGGATTCTACCCTGGAGATAATAATTATGTTGAATATAGAGAAAGTATATTTGTGGGATATAGATATTTTGATAGTGCAGATATTAATGTAAAGTATCCTTTTGGTTTTGGGCTTTCTTATACAACTTTTGAATATAGTAATATGAAAATAAAATATAATAATGACAATAATATGGAAGTATCCATAACTGTTACCAATATTGGTAATATGGAAGGGAAAGAAGTAGTCCAACTTTATATTTCTTGTTTATACTCAAAATTGTTTAGAGTAAAGCAAGAGTTAAAAGGATTTAAAAAAATAAATTTAAAACCTAAGGAAAGTAAAGAAGTAACTTTTATTTTAGATGAAAATTGCTTTGCTTATTATAATATTCAAAGCAATCAATATGAAGTTGAAGAAGGACAATATAGTATAAGTATTGGTTCATCATGTAGAAATATTAAATTTTCTACAGTAGTAAATAAAAGAGGAGATAGTGTGAAAACTATTGATTATAAAGCAAAATCTCCATCTTATTATGAACTATATAAAAAGAAACTAGATCCAACAGAGTCAGAATTTGAGAATATATATAATAAGGAACTACCGATTATTAACAAGAAAATATATCCATTTACTACAAATTCTACAATAAATGATATTAAAAGTATTTATGGTGGTGATTTAATTATATCTGCCATAAATAAAAAGGCAAATAAATTTGTAAGTGGAGATAAAGCCATGGAAATTACAGTAAAAGAATCATTAAATGATCAACCTTTTAGGCTAATTGCTATGGTAACTAGAGGAGCGATAAATCGCAAATCAATACAAGGATTTGTGAATTTATTAAATAAACATTATGTTAAAGGATTTTTACAAATTTTAAGAAATAGGAAATAA
- a CDS encoding GNAT family N-acetyltransferase, translating into MEKQEIQIKLAYDEIDSIKELFTEYRNMLVETYKDVEGVSSCFVSFQEELDTLKDKYALPKGRLYIAKYDGKIAGCVGLRPLDDYCCEVKRLYVRNQFRSLGIGKLLMEYIIKDGKELNYDLIVLDTFLHLERAVDLYYKLGFNEIKEYYNSPIKDVIYLGLDLNNKES; encoded by the coding sequence ATGGAAAAACAAGAAATTCAAATAAAATTGGCTTATGACGAAATTGATTCAATAAAAGAGCTATTTACAGAATATAGAAATATGCTAGTAGAAACATATAAGGACGTGGAAGGGGTAAGTTCTTGTTTTGTAAGCTTTCAAGAGGAGTTAGATACTTTAAAGGATAAATATGCATTACCAAAGGGAAGATTATACATTGCAAAATATGATGGTAAAATTGCTGGGTGTGTTGGACTTAGACCATTAGATGATTATTGTTGTGAAGTGAAAAGATTATATGTAAGAAATCAATTTAGAAGCTTGGGTATAGGAAAATTGCTTATGGAATACATAATCAAGGATGGGAAAGAATTAAATTATGACTTAATAGTATTAGATACATTCTTGCACTTGGAAAGAGCTGTAGATTTATATTATAAACTAGGTTTTAATGAAATAAAGGAATATTATAATAGTCCTATAAAGGATGTAATTTATTTGGGATTAGATTTAAATAATAAAGAAAGTTAA
- a CDS encoding helix-turn-helix domain-containing protein, whose product MDKEYYLKETLPFFKNLNNEEKNELISKSSIGKYEKGELVHSKDSSCTGLLITMSGNFRVFISAPSGRQITLFKLYDRDVCMLSASCAFKNITYDVNLEAQNDASAIIIDSSLLKKLSQSNINVMNYILSLTQDKLSEVMYVLEQATFFSLDERITDYLLEQSRYLDSNILYITHENIANELGSSREVISRILKKFEKEGKIEVSRGKIKLINL is encoded by the coding sequence ATGGATAAAGAGTATTATCTTAAAGAAACTCTTCCTTTTTTTAAGAATCTAAATAATGAGGAGAAGAATGAATTAATTTCAAAAAGCTCTATAGGCAAATATGAAAAAGGTGAACTTGTTCATTCTAAAGATTCATCTTGCACAGGACTATTGATTACTATGAGTGGAAATTTCAGAGTATTTATTTCTGCCCCTAGTGGTAGACAAATTACCTTGTTCAAGCTATATGACAGAGATGTTTGTATGTTGTCGGCTTCTTGCGCATTTAAAAATATAACTTATGATGTTAATTTAGAGGCCCAAAATGATGCTAGCGCTATAATTATTGATAGTTCATTATTAAAAAAATTGTCTCAATCTAATATTAATGTTATGAACTATATCCTTAGCCTTACACAGGATAAATTATCTGAAGTAATGTATGTATTGGAACAGGCAACCTTCTTTAGCTTGGATGAAAGAATTACGGATTATCTATTAGAACAAAGTAGATATCTAGATTCAAATATACTTTACATTACTCATGAAAATATTGCTAACGAATTAGGCTCCTCTAGAGAAGTTATTAGCCGTATACTTAAGAAATTTGAAAAAGAAGGAAAAATAGAGGTTTCTCGAGGAAAAATTAAACTTATTAATTTGTAG
- a CDS encoding Ig-like domain-containing protein — protein MKKIFKSLTLSIVIAFSMTLAPSLSIINTENVSVIEAATKKTFKTFTVNSVYNSSTKISGKGTKGATVKAYVGSKQVGKSTVSSSGNYSIKISKKKKNTKITVKINKSGYTTKSKTITVKSSSSSSSSSSSKYVYANGGHSTSNIYHKTAKAHNMEGAIKMTESKAKSKGYRPCKRCWR, from the coding sequence ATGAAAAAAATATTTAAATCATTAACTTTATCTATTGTAATAGCATTTTCTATGACTCTTGCACCAAGTTTAAGTATTATTAATACTGAAAATGTAAGTGTTATAGAGGCTGCTACAAAGAAAACGTTTAAAACTTTCACTGTTAACTCAGTATATAATTCTTCAACAAAGATAAGTGGGAAAGGGACTAAAGGTGCTACTGTTAAAGCTTATGTTGGTAGCAAGCAAGTAGGTAAATCAACTGTATCTTCTTCTGGAAATTACTCAATTAAAATTTCTAAGAAAAAGAAAAACACTAAAATTACAGTTAAGATTAATAAAAGTGGTTACACTACTAAATCTAAAACTATAACAGTTAAGAGTAGCTCATCTTCTTCTAGTTCATCATCTTCAAAGTATGTTTATGCAAATGGAGGACATTCAACTTCTAATATTTATCATAAAACAGCTAAGGCTCATAATATGGAAGGTGCCATAAAAATGACGGAATCTAAAGCTAAGTCAAAAGGCTATAGACCTTGTAAAAGGTGTTGGAGGTAA
- a CDS encoding RelA/SpoT domain-containing protein produces the protein MINKEQFLNMYKINEEELKKENISWKDLKAIHDDFIDSKKSYETQADLVANILRAQPKVHSVKTRVKDVSHLIEKVIRKTPERRAKYGQDFNFTSENYKDEITDLLGIRVIHIFKEDWEEIHNFITNMWDVMEIVANVREGDDTRKFDEQGIAVCSRPSGYRSVHYLLESYPTNKKLITEVQVRTIFEEGYGEIDHQLRYSHEDIPDLLGQNLMLLNRIAGSSDEMASLINRLSQSIQEVEDKFKAKINEKDKKIQSLKYKISNEFDIANKNKEVLIKEIDDILNH, from the coding sequence ATGATAAATAAAGAACAGTTTTTAAATATGTATAAAATAAATGAAGAAGAACTTAAAAAAGAAAATATAAGTTGGAAAGATTTAAAAGCAATACACGATGATTTTATCGATTCAAAAAAAAGCTATGAAACTCAGGCAGATTTAGTTGCCAATATACTTAGAGCTCAGCCAAAGGTTCACTCAGTAAAAACTAGAGTAAAGGATGTAAGTCACTTAATAGAAAAAGTAATTAGAAAAACTCCTGAAAGAAGAGCTAAATATGGACAAGATTTTAATTTCACATCAGAAAACTATAAAGATGAAATTACAGATTTACTTGGTATAAGAGTAATACATATATTTAAAGAAGATTGGGAAGAAATACATAATTTTATAACTAATATGTGGGATGTTATGGAGATAGTAGCTAATGTAAGAGAAGGAGATGACACTAGAAAATTTGATGAACAGGGAATAGCTGTTTGTTCAAGACCATCAGGATATAGATCAGTACATTATTTATTAGAATCTTATCCAACCAATAAAAAACTTATTACTGAGGTTCAAGTTAGAACTATATTTGAAGAAGGTTATGGAGAAATAGATCATCAACTTAGATACTCTCATGAAGATATTCCAGATCTTTTAGGTCAAAATTTAATGTTGTTAAATAGAATAGCAGGAAGTTCTGATGAGATGGCATCTTTAATAAATAGATTAAGTCAAAGTATTCAAGAAGTAGAGGACAAGTTTAAAGCAAAAATAAATGAAAAAGATAAGAAGATACAAAGTTTGAAATATAAAATATCAAATGAATTTGATATAGCTAATAAGAATAAAGAAGTTTTAATAAAAGAAATTGATGACATATTAAATCACTAA
- a CDS encoding phosphate ABC transporter substrate-binding protein — protein sequence MSKKTRLITLFLCLVTMLISIACRKTETTEKSNSSTSSITVSGSTSVGPLMEKEAEKFQEANSGMKVEINQLGSSAGIKDTINGTVQIGMSSRDLKEQEKAEGLTEVEIAYDGIAIISNKANNVKSLTMSQVKDIYTGKIKNWKELGGKDSEIVVVSREDGSGTRDAFQEIVGYTSEELTKKAQIGDGSGNIKSTVAGNENAIGFISFEYVDDKINAINIDEIAPKAENVKNKSYKISRPFLLIYKEENLKDNGNKLIDFILSEEGQKIVEENGLIRIK from the coding sequence ATGTCAAAAAAAACGAGACTAATTACATTGTTTTTATGCTTAGTTACAATGCTTATATCTATAGCTTGTAGAAAAACTGAAACTACTGAAAAATCGAATTCTAGTACTAGTAGTATAACGGTGTCAGGATCAACATCAGTGGGACCTCTTATGGAAAAAGAAGCAGAAAAATTTCAAGAAGCTAACTCAGGCATGAAAGTTGAAATAAATCAATTAGGTTCTTCAGCGGGAATAAAAGATACAATAAATGGAACAGTTCAAATAGGTATGTCATCTCGTGATTTAAAAGAACAAGAAAAGGCAGAAGGTCTTACAGAAGTTGAAATTGCTTATGATGGAATAGCTATAATCTCAAATAAAGCTAATAATGTAAAATCTCTTACAATGTCACAAGTAAAAGATATTTATACTGGCAAAATTAAAAATTGGAAAGAATTAGGAGGTAAAGATAGTGAGATAGTTGTTGTTTCAAGAGAAGATGGTTCTGGAACTAGAGATGCTTTTCAAGAAATAGTAGGATATACATCAGAAGAACTCACTAAAAAGGCACAAATAGGTGATGGATCAGGAAATATAAAATCAACAGTAGCTGGTAATGAAAATGCTATTGGATTTATATCTTTTGAATATGTGGACGATAAAATAAATGCTATAAACATTGATGAAATTGCACCAAAGGCAGAAAATGTAAAAAATAAATCTTATAAAATATCAAGACCATTTTTACTAATATATAAAGAAGAAAACTTAAAAGATAATGGAAATAAATTAATAGATTTTATCTTAAGCGAAGAAGGACAAAAAATTGTAGAAGAAAATGGATTAATAAGAATAAAATAA
- the pstC gene encoding phosphate ABC transporter permease subunit PstC yields the protein MNENINRVKNNSNKNKYLIESLTSKIFLLSAFISVISLLLIIGFVFYKGSIPFISKGYSFIDFLFGTEWVPSADKFGILPMILASVYATLGSLIIGVPVGILTATFIVEVAPKSLSKIISPAVELLAGIPSVLYGIFGLAFLVPKIQKIFNLPKGQSLLAVIIVLAVMMLPTIITVSETAIRAVPKSYKEASLALGASKTQTTFNIVIPAAKSGILAAVVLGVGRAIGETMAVILVAGNSPAIPSSLMDSVRPLTTNIVLEMGYAFGTHQEMLFATGIVLFIFIIILNLILSRISNKEED from the coding sequence ATGAACGAAAATATTAATCGTGTGAAAAATAATTCAAATAAAAATAAATATTTAATAGAAAGTCTTACATCAAAGATATTTTTACTAAGTGCATTTATTTCTGTAATAAGCTTATTACTTATAATAGGTTTTGTTTTCTACAAAGGTTCCATACCATTTATATCTAAAGGATATTCATTTATTGATTTTTTATTTGGAACAGAATGGGTACCATCTGCAGACAAATTTGGTATATTACCTATGATATTAGCATCAGTATATGCAACCTTAGGTTCTTTAATTATAGGTGTTCCTGTGGGAATTTTAACTGCAACATTTATAGTAGAAGTTGCTCCAAAATCCTTAAGTAAAATAATTTCTCCAGCAGTAGAGTTATTGGCAGGAATTCCATCAGTATTATATGGAATATTTGGTTTAGCATTTCTAGTTCCTAAAATACAAAAAATATTTAATTTACCAAAAGGTCAAAGCTTACTAGCAGTAATTATTGTTTTAGCAGTAATGATGCTGCCAACTATAATTACTGTGTCAGAAACAGCAATAAGGGCTGTACCTAAATCATATAAAGAAGCATCTTTGGCTCTTGGAGCATCAAAAACACAAACTACTTTTAATATAGTTATTCCAGCAGCTAAATCAGGAATTTTAGCAGCTGTAGTACTTGGAGTAGGACGTGCTATTGGTGAAACTATGGCAGTTATACTAGTAGCAGGAAATTCACCAGCAATTCCAAGTTCATTGATGGATAGCGTGAGACCTCTTACTACAAACATTGTTTTAGAAATGGGATACGCCTTTGGAACACATCAAGAAATGTTATTTGCAACAGGAATTGTGTTATTTATATTCATTATTATACTTAACCTAATACTAAGTAGGATTTCTAATAAGGAGGAAGATTAA
- the pstA gene encoding phosphate ABC transporter permease PstA — MNKTKDNILNALVYLCAIFTISVLILIVGFIFLNGIKLISPSFIFGNYSSSGGGIKPMIITTLYVVLLSILIATPIGILSAVYLQEYAKQGKVVKIIRFATESLSGIPSIVYGLFGGIFFVVALNYSYSILSGALTVSIIILPIIIRTTEESLKTVPDSYREASLGLGATKFQTLYKIIIPSAIPGILSGVILAMGRVIGESAAILLTAGTVAQMPYSLFDSARTLTVQAYLVTKENGDINQACAVGIVLIVIILALNYIAKLISKKFNKANY; from the coding sequence ATGAATAAAACTAAAGATAACATATTGAATGCTTTAGTATATTTGTGCGCAATATTTACAATAAGTGTTCTCATATTAATAGTAGGTTTTATATTTTTAAATGGTATAAAACTGATTAGTCCATCCTTTATATTTGGAAATTATTCATCTAGTGGTGGTGGAATTAAGCCAATGATTATAACTACATTATACGTAGTATTATTATCCATATTAATAGCAACTCCTATTGGCATATTATCAGCAGTATATCTGCAAGAATATGCAAAGCAAGGAAAGGTAGTTAAGATAATTAGATTTGCTACAGAAAGTTTATCAGGAATACCATCCATAGTTTATGGATTATTTGGAGGCATATTTTTTGTAGTAGCTCTTAATTATTCTTATTCCATATTATCAGGGGCACTTACTGTGTCCATTATAATTCTTCCTATTATAATTAGAACTACAGAAGAATCTTTAAAAACTGTACCTGATAGTTATAGAGAAGCGTCTTTAGGATTAGGTGCAACAAAGTTTCAAACTCTATATAAAATTATTATTCCAAGTGCCATACCAGGTATTTTGTCTGGCGTAATTTTAGCCATGGGTAGAGTTATAGGTGAATCGGCGGCTATATTACTTACAGCAGGAACTGTGGCACAAATGCCTTACTCATTATTTGATAGTGCAAGAACTTTAACAGTACAAGCATATTTAGTAACTAAGGAAAATGGAGATATAAATCAGGCTTGTGCAGTGGGAATAGTTTTAATAGTAATAATATTAGCCCTAAATTATATTGCCAAATTAATAAGCAAGAAATTTAATAAAGCTAATTACTAA
- the pstB gene encoding phosphate ABC transporter ATP-binding protein PstB gives MSQNIKISVRNLELFYGDNKALKNINIDIEANEVTALIGPSGCGKSTFLRTLNRMNDLIDNVKITGEIKLEGVDIYKDDDVIELRTKVGMVFQKPNPFPMSIYDNVAYGPRVHGIKDKKQLDKIVEESLKGAAIWDEVKDRIKFSALGLSGGQQQRICIARTIALKPEVILMDEPTSALDPISTLKVEELIEEMKEKFTVVIVTHNMQQAARISDKTAFFLSGDLVEFDNTKTVFTNPTDQRTEDYITGRFG, from the coding sequence ATGTCACAAAATATTAAAATAAGCGTAAGAAATTTAGAATTATTTTATGGTGATAATAAAGCTTTAAAAAATATAAATATAGATATAGAAGCTAACGAAGTAACTGCTTTAATTGGTCCATCGGGATGTGGAAAATCTACCTTTTTAAGAACTTTAAATAGAATGAACGATCTTATTGATAATGTGAAAATAACTGGAGAAATTAAGTTAGAAGGGGTAGATATTTATAAAGATGATGATGTTATAGAACTTAGGACAAAGGTGGGAATGGTATTTCAAAAACCAAACCCATTTCCAATGAGTATTTATGATAATGTGGCATATGGGCCAAGAGTACATGGTATAAAAGATAAAAAACAGCTGGATAAAATTGTTGAAGAAAGTTTAAAAGGTGCGGCTATTTGGGATGAAGTTAAAGATAGGATTAAATTTTCAGCTCTTGGACTGTCTGGAGGTCAACAGCAACGTATTTGCATAGCTAGGACTATTGCTCTTAAGCCTGAGGTTATACTTATGGATGAACCAACTTCAGCCCTAGACCCTATCTCCACACTAAAAGTAGAAGAGCTTATAGAAGAGATGAAGGAAAAGTTTACAGTGGTAATAGTAACTCACAATATGCAACAAGCGGCAAGGATTTCTGATAAAACAGCATTTTTTCTAAGTGGTGATTTAGTGGAGTTTGATAACACAAAAACAGTATTTACAAATCCTACAGATCAAAGAACAGAAGACTATATTACAGGTAGATTTGGATGA